One genomic segment of Kiritimatiella glycovorans includes these proteins:
- a CDS encoding ExbD/TolR family protein, which produces MEIPTYNLRHELRRHFLRRRRTQGWSIFATAVFDAALLLVAFQFLTAPYVLQPGMRISLPEAPFADGAKFDAAVLTVTREGWIFFDDERVTLEGLSDAFARRVQADPETELIVEADRNTRHARLTEVFNRARAAGIRDIVIATRQPSEVR; this is translated from the coding sequence ATGGAAATCCCGACCTACAATCTGAGACATGAACTCAGGCGCCATTTCCTCCGGCGGCGGCGGACGCAGGGCTGGAGTATTTTCGCCACGGCGGTGTTCGACGCCGCGCTGCTGCTCGTGGCGTTCCAGTTTCTTACCGCTCCGTACGTGCTTCAGCCCGGGATGCGGATCAGTCTTCCCGAAGCGCCCTTCGCGGACGGCGCAAAATTCGATGCCGCGGTGCTGACGGTCACCCGCGAAGGATGGATTTTCTTCGACGATGAGCGGGTTACGCTCGAAGGGCTCTCCGATGCGTTCGCGCGACGCGTGCAGGCCGATCCCGAAACGGAACTGATCGTCGAGGCGGACCGGAATACGCGGCACGCGCGGCTGACCGAGGTGTTCAACCGCGCGCGCGCCGCAGGCATCCGGGATATCGTCATCGCCACCCGCCAGCCTTCGGAAGTGAGATGA
- a CDS encoding MotA/TolQ/ExbB proton channel family protein: MEFFIGHAGALGWLIATAAVAALALFFERLFHLHRAEIKTEDFLSGIKTIVQRDNLPEAVKMCDQTPGPVAYVTRTALLHHNSERDALVRAVEDAGLEEVPRLERRLRTLMTLAQISPLLGLLGTVVGLAQSLMIMEQNAPLVHMGDVTGGIWRALLTTAAGLLVAIPAYAGHNLLLSRIERLVMDMEQAAAEMIRFLEERKKNRGDGQGER, encoded by the coding sequence ATGGAATTCTTCATCGGACATGCCGGCGCGCTGGGGTGGCTGATCGCGACCGCCGCCGTGGCGGCGCTCGCCCTGTTTTTCGAGCGCCTCTTCCACCTTCATCGCGCCGAGATCAAGACGGAAGATTTTCTGAGCGGCATCAAGACGATCGTGCAGCGCGACAATCTTCCGGAGGCCGTGAAGATGTGCGACCAGACCCCGGGTCCCGTGGCGTACGTGACCCGCACCGCTCTGCTCCACCACAACAGCGAGCGGGACGCGCTCGTTCGCGCGGTGGAGGACGCCGGGCTTGAAGAGGTTCCCCGCCTGGAACGGAGGCTGAGGACCCTCATGACCCTCGCGCAGATCAGCCCGCTGCTCGGCCTGCTCGGGACGGTGGTCGGGCTGGCCCAGTCTCTGATGATCATGGAGCAGAATGCGCCCCTGGTGCACATGGGGGATGTGACCGGCGGAATCTGGCGCGCGCTGCTCACGACCGCGGCCGGCCTCCTCGTGGCCATCCCGGCCTACGCCGGCCATAACCTGCTGCTCTCGCGCATCGAACGCCTGGTGATGGATATGGAACAGGCGGCGGCGGAGATGATCCGCTTTCTCGAAGAGCGCAAGAAGAACCGGGGGGATGGTCAGGGCGAGCGTTAG
- a CDS encoding tetratricopeptide repeat protein encodes MIRTGFRLFLLILAAAAVAHAEPSAREGRIRAALEDGLYDVAARQSREAMRTAEDAGDRLRFRILHARAMLGLGDAAQAFENLPAVDAAAEAGVAPEAAYWRAAALLEDGRPGEALECLDRHGGVLADSGRLPDARRLRFRALRRAGRTERAEATLAGFIDDRSGDVTAGDRLALAEVRIELGRYGPAREVLEQVREQYSGREEAREALLLLAELELRQEDARLNDSTRASLSTMAGREDGLPRRRIRALCFLAEDDRRAERYEEALGRLDRAGGLFADPAQRLRLRKLRAKILADSGRAPEALDLLKEAIAGAADKNIAAELQTVRGDLLYAREEYAEALDAYQAVLDVTSAPAGRLYYNKAWCLWYLQRYAQATPAFEEAARALEGAEMRARAWFKAGDALFRRGQYEEARTRYLKAAEAVQGGPRVPQALYQAHLSAARAGAREEALEGFRELAARYPDHPLAGRARLRIGDIQSEKNDWEKALETYTALAESAKDASVAAEAMKQRGLLLYRHNRFEEALEVFDAVRDEHPGSEAAERAFFMRGFCHLLLGNPERALEICREFARRFPESAWAPEVTFWIGEYYFNHQDYAAARESFEKLADQAEGHELVDDALYWSGRAAAARGEFRAAVKLFSRLAGQFPESEQLPGARFAQGDALTELGEFPRAILAFEEVIREYPDHYLADAAWGRKGDCQFTLGADDPARYREARDSYRMILKSASASSVLRLQAEYKIGRCEEKLGHRTEAVSHYMNAVYSYLSDEVPPTPDAVLWFTRAAFNAATVKERQEEWRQAVKVYERVVEAGVPAAEEAAKRIGRIRLEHVWLF; translated from the coding sequence ATGATCCGCACGGGCTTCAGGCTGTTTCTGTTGATCCTCGCGGCCGCGGCGGTCGCGCATGCTGAACCGTCGGCGCGCGAGGGGCGCATCCGCGCGGCGCTGGAGGACGGGCTCTACGACGTCGCCGCCCGGCAGTCGCGCGAAGCGATGCGCACCGCGGAGGACGCCGGAGACAGGCTTCGGTTCCGGATTCTGCACGCGCGGGCGATGCTGGGGCTTGGGGATGCGGCGCAGGCGTTCGAGAACCTGCCCGCGGTCGATGCGGCCGCGGAGGCGGGCGTGGCGCCGGAGGCCGCCTACTGGCGCGCCGCGGCGCTGCTGGAGGACGGGCGCCCCGGCGAGGCGCTTGAATGTCTGGACCGGCACGGCGGCGTGCTTGCGGATTCCGGCCGACTCCCGGACGCCCGGCGCCTCCGCTTCAGGGCCCTGCGGCGGGCGGGGCGGACGGAGCGGGCGGAGGCGACGCTGGCCGGATTCATTGACGACCGTTCCGGGGATGTGACGGCCGGAGACCGCCTCGCCCTTGCGGAAGTCCGCATCGAACTCGGGCGCTACGGGCCGGCGCGCGAGGTGCTGGAGCAGGTGCGGGAGCAGTACAGCGGCCGGGAGGAAGCGCGCGAGGCCCTGCTTCTGCTGGCGGAGCTCGAGTTGCGCCAGGAAGATGCGCGTCTGAACGACTCCACGAGGGCCTCGCTCTCAACCATGGCCGGCCGCGAGGACGGGCTGCCCCGCCGCAGAATCCGGGCGCTCTGTTTTCTCGCGGAGGATGACCGCCGCGCCGAACGTTACGAGGAGGCCCTGGGCCGGCTCGATCGGGCCGGCGGGCTGTTCGCCGATCCTGCGCAGCGGCTCCGGCTCAGGAAGCTGCGCGCGAAGATTCTTGCGGACTCGGGGCGGGCGCCCGAGGCGCTGGACCTCCTGAAAGAGGCCATCGCCGGAGCCGCCGATAAGAACATCGCCGCCGAGCTGCAGACCGTGCGCGGCGATCTGCTCTATGCGCGGGAGGAGTACGCCGAAGCGCTGGACGCCTACCAGGCGGTGCTGGACGTGACCTCCGCGCCCGCGGGCCGGCTCTATTACAACAAGGCCTGGTGTCTATGGTATCTGCAGCGTTACGCTCAGGCCACCCCGGCGTTCGAAGAGGCCGCCCGCGCCCTGGAGGGCGCCGAAATGCGCGCCCGTGCCTGGTTCAAGGCCGGCGATGCCCTCTTCCGGCGCGGGCAGTACGAAGAAGCCCGGACGCGCTACCTCAAAGCCGCCGAGGCGGTTCAGGGAGGGCCGCGCGTCCCGCAGGCCCTCTATCAGGCCCATCTGTCCGCGGCTCGCGCCGGCGCGCGGGAAGAGGCGCTGGAGGGGTTCAGGGAGCTGGCGGCACGCTATCCCGACCACCCTCTGGCCGGACGTGCGCGTCTGCGCATCGGGGATATTCAGTCGGAAAAAAACGACTGGGAAAAGGCCCTGGAGACCTACACCGCACTCGCGGAGTCGGCAAAAGACGCCTCGGTGGCGGCGGAGGCCATGAAACAGCGCGGCCTGCTTCTGTACCGGCACAACCGATTCGAGGAGGCCCTGGAGGTCTTCGATGCGGTGCGCGATGAGCATCCCGGAAGCGAGGCTGCCGAGCGGGCCTTTTTCATGCGCGGATTCTGTCACCTGCTGCTGGGGAACCCGGAGCGGGCCCTGGAGATATGCCGCGAGTTCGCCCGGCGTTTCCCGGAGTCGGCATGGGCGCCGGAGGTCACCTTCTGGATCGGCGAGTACTACTTCAACCACCAGGATTACGCCGCCGCCCGGGAGTCGTTCGAAAAGCTCGCCGATCAGGCGGAGGGGCACGAACTGGTCGATGACGCCTTATACTGGTCCGGCCGTGCCGCCGCGGCCCGCGGCGAATTCCGCGCCGCCGTGAAACTGTTCAGCCGGCTGGCCGGGCAGTTCCCCGAAAGCGAGCAGCTGCCCGGGGCGCGATTTGCGCAGGGCGACGCCCTGACCGAACTCGGAGAATTTCCGCGGGCCATCCTCGCGTTCGAAGAGGTGATCCGCGAGTATCCGGACCACTACCTCGCCGACGCGGCCTGGGGCCGCAAGGGCGATTGTCAGTTCACGCTGGGGGCGGACGATCCCGCCCGCTATCGCGAGGCACGCGATTCGTACCGGATGATTCTGAAGAGTGCCTCCGCATCATCCGTGCTCCGCCTCCAGGCCGAGTACAAGATCGGGCGTTGCGAAGAGAAACTCGGTCACCGGACGGAAGCCGTGTCGCACTACATGAACGCGGTCTACAGCTATCTCTCCGACGAGGTTCCGCCCACTCCCGACGCCGTGCTCTGGTTTACGCGGGCGGCCTTCAACGCCGCGACGGTGAAGGAGCGACAGGAGGAGTGGCGACAGGCCGTGAAGGTTTATGAGCGCGTGGTCGAGGCGGGCGTGCCCGCCGCCGAGGAGGCGGCGAAGAGGATTGGCCGCATCCGCCTCGAACACGTATGGTTGTTCTGA